In Providencia zhijiangensis, a single window of DNA contains:
- the zapE gene encoding cell division protein ZapE has product MSPMTPTMRYQQALEQGNYQPDDVQKQTVERLDKIYQQLCSATPCIPNEKTNGLKQRFGRLLGKSSTKTCEPVQGLYMWGGVGRGKTWLMDMFYDSLPGERKLRLHFHRFMKKVQEDLMALQGQENPLDIIADEFKKQTDILCFDEFFVSDITDAMILGTLLEGLFARGITLVATSNIIPDNLYRNGLQRARFLPAIEQIKKYCDVMNVDAGIDYRLRTLTQAHLFLSPVNEQNRHHLDEVFVKLAGKEGQQNPVLEVNHRKMQAIRSAEGVLAINFKVLCEEPRSQNDYIYLSNCYHTVLLYDVPVMGMKDENPARRFLALIDEFYERKVKLMINAQVPMDSLYQGQLLAFEYQRCLSRLQEMQSEEYLKIPHLS; this is encoded by the coding sequence ATGTCACCGATGACCCCTACTATGCGTTACCAACAAGCTCTTGAACAAGGCAATTACCAGCCTGACGACGTACAAAAACAAACCGTAGAGCGATTAGACAAGATTTATCAGCAACTTTGCAGTGCTACGCCTTGCATCCCAAATGAAAAAACAAACGGTCTAAAACAGCGCTTTGGACGCTTGTTAGGGAAATCATCCACAAAAACCTGCGAGCCAGTTCAGGGGTTATATATGTGGGGGGGCGTAGGTCGCGGTAAAACGTGGTTGATGGACATGTTCTACGACAGTTTACCGGGAGAGCGCAAATTGCGTTTACACTTTCATCGCTTTATGAAGAAAGTGCAGGAAGACTTAATGGCGCTGCAAGGACAGGAAAATCCGCTCGACATTATTGCTGATGAATTCAAAAAACAGACAGATATTTTGTGTTTCGATGAGTTTTTTGTCTCGGACATTACCGACGCGATGATTCTAGGAACCCTATTAGAAGGGCTCTTTGCGCGGGGTATCACGTTAGTCGCGACATCCAACATTATTCCTGACAACCTTTATCGCAACGGTTTGCAACGCGCTCGCTTTTTGCCTGCTATCGAACAGATAAAAAAATATTGCGATGTAATGAATGTGGATGCGGGGATTGACTATCGCTTGCGTACTCTGACTCAAGCCCATCTATTTTTATCGCCAGTTAATGAACAAAATCGCCATCATTTAGATGAGGTGTTTGTAAAACTGGCGGGTAAAGAAGGGCAGCAAAATCCTGTATTAGAAGTTAACCACCGGAAAATGCAGGCAATTCGTTCCGCTGAAGGGGTATTGGCAATCAACTTTAAGGTTTTGTGTGAAGAGCCTCGTAGCCAAAACGACTATATCTACCTCTCAAATTGTTATCATACGGTATTGCTGTATGACGTTCCTGTAATGGGAATGAAGGATGAAAATCCGGCCAGACGTTTTCTCGCACTTATTGATGAGTTCTATGAACGTAAGGTAAAATTGATGATCAATGCACAGGTGCCGATGGATTCACTTTATCAAGGGCAACTTTTGGCGTTTGAATATCAGCGCTGCCTTTCTCGCTTGCAAGAAATGCAAAGTGAAGAATATTTGAAAATCCCGCATTTATCATAG
- the zapG gene encoding Z-ring associated protein ZapG has translation MTWEYALIGLVVGFIIGALVVRYGNPKLRQQKTAQAELDKKSTELEEYRKELVSHFARSAELLDKMARDYRQLYQHMAQSSSELMPDMQDNPFHYRLTESEADNDQAPVKMPPRDYSEGASGLFRPLDEKEK, from the coding sequence ATGACTTGGGAGTATGCACTAATAGGATTAGTTGTTGGCTTTATCATCGGCGCATTGGTTGTGCGTTATGGCAATCCAAAACTTCGTCAACAAAAAACAGCACAGGCTGAATTAGACAAAAAAAGCACTGAGCTGGAAGAGTATCGTAAAGAACTCGTTAGCCATTTTGCTCGCAGCGCAGAGTTATTGGATAAAATGGCACGCGACTATCGCCAACTGTATCAACACATGGCGCAAAGCTCTTCCGAGTTAATGCCGGATATGCAAGATAACCCATTCCATTATCGTTTGACTGAATCTGAAGCCGATAATGACCAAGCACCGGTTAAAATGCCACCTAGAGATTACTCTGAAGGTGCTTCAGGGCTGTTCCGCCCTCTCGATGAAAAAGAGAAGTAA
- a CDS encoding Do family serine endopeptidase gives MKRKNFFLTAVAMSLGLTLSTIPAISSAALPATLPATAQSQNMPSLAPMLEKVLPAVVNIHVSGTRVQNQQIPEELKFFFGPNAPSQQQSVRPFEGLGSGVIIDATQGYVLTNNHVIDGADKIQIQLNDGREIDVKLIGKDPQTDIALLKISNAKDIKNLTAVSIADSDKLRVGDFAVAVGNPFGLGQTATSGIISALGRSGLNLEGLENFIQTDASINRGNSGGALVNLNGELIGINTAILAPGGGNIGIGFAIPSNMAKSLSEQLIKHGEVKRGILGIKGTEMNSDIAKAFNIDAQRGAFVSEVIPKSSAAKAGIKSGDVLVSVDGKRINSFAELRAKIGTSQLGKEITLGLIRSGKPMEVKVVLESDEGSATNAEKLSESLLGATISNAVVSNTKGVQVDSVAPKSPAAAVGLAKGDLIFGVNDTRVESIDQFRKIIDSKPPVLAMKVLRGGETLYLLMKN, from the coding sequence ATGAAAAGAAAAAATTTCTTTCTGACAGCAGTTGCAATGAGTTTAGGTTTAACCCTGTCCACGATCCCAGCAATCAGCAGCGCCGCATTACCGGCCACATTACCAGCAACCGCACAAAGCCAAAACATGCCGAGCTTAGCACCAATGCTGGAAAAAGTGCTGCCTGCCGTCGTGAATATCCATGTTTCAGGCACTCGTGTACAAAATCAACAAATTCCCGAAGAACTGAAATTCTTCTTTGGTCCAAATGCACCTTCACAACAACAAAGCGTGCGCCCATTTGAAGGTTTAGGTTCTGGTGTCATCATTGATGCGACACAAGGTTATGTTTTAACCAACAATCACGTTATTGATGGTGCTGATAAAATCCAAATTCAGCTGAATGACGGTCGCGAAATTGACGTCAAACTGATTGGTAAAGATCCACAAACTGACATTGCTCTATTAAAAATCAGCAATGCGAAAGATATCAAAAACCTCACCGCGGTTTCTATTGCAGACTCCGACAAACTACGTGTTGGTGATTTTGCCGTTGCCGTAGGTAACCCATTCGGTTTAGGACAAACTGCCACATCCGGGATTATTTCTGCGTTAGGTCGTAGCGGATTAAATCTGGAAGGCTTAGAAAACTTTATCCAGACCGATGCCTCAATCAACCGTGGTAACTCCGGTGGTGCGCTGGTTAACTTAAACGGTGAGCTGATTGGGATTAACACCGCAATTTTAGCGCCTGGTGGCGGAAATATTGGTATCGGCTTTGCTATCCCAAGCAATATGGCGAAAAGCCTGAGCGAGCAGCTGATTAAACACGGTGAAGTTAAACGCGGAATTTTAGGTATTAAAGGCACAGAGATGAACTCTGATATCGCTAAAGCCTTCAATATCGATGCACAACGTGGTGCCTTCGTCAGTGAAGTCATTCCAAAATCATCAGCGGCAAAAGCGGGCATCAAATCGGGTGACGTTTTAGTGTCTGTAGATGGTAAACGTATTAATAGCTTCGCGGAATTAAGAGCCAAAATTGGTACCAGCCAGTTAGGTAAAGAAATCACCCTTGGCCTGATCCGTTCAGGCAAACCAATGGAAGTGAAAGTGGTGCTAGAAAGCGATGAAGGTTCAGCGACCAACGCGGAAAAACTGAGTGAATCCTTATTAGGCGCCACCATTTCCAATGCGGTTGTTAGTAATACCAAAGGGGTACAAGTTGACAGCGTAGCACCTAAGTCTCCGGCTGCTGCGGTTGGTTTAGCGAAAGGCGACCTAATCTTTGGCGTGAATGACACTCGCGTAGAAAGTATCGACCAATTCCGCAAAATCATCGATAGCAAACCGCCAGTATTAGCGATGAAAGTGCTGCGTGGCGGTGAAACACTCTACTTATTAATGAAAAACTAA
- the degS gene encoding outer membrane-stress sensor serine endopeptidase DegS — protein MVKKLLVSVLLGLVTASIIIVAVPSLRPQGLADLLYGKTNSEPVSYNKAVRRAAPAVVYVYSSSKGSFSQSGRELQSLGSGVILSANGYIVTNKHVVDNPDQILVALQDGAIFDALLVGSDPLTDLAVLKIDAENLPVIPINTKRITHVGDVVLAIGNPYNLGQTVTQGIISATGRVGLSSTRRQNFLQTDASINSGNSGGALINTEGELVGINTLSFSAGQGVSSEGLSFAIPTALATKIMEKLIRDGRVVRGYIGITARELPQIRTNTNNINQIQGLRIFQVSANGPAAKSGIEQGDIILSLDGKPAVSAAETMDYVAEIRPGTKIPVQILRDGNVQNIDIVIEELPEGQAN, from the coding sequence ATGGTCAAAAAGCTGCTTGTGTCTGTCCTGCTTGGATTGGTCACTGCCTCAATCATTATTGTGGCTGTCCCCTCATTGCGCCCACAGGGACTGGCTGATTTACTGTATGGGAAAACCAATAGCGAGCCTGTAAGCTATAACAAGGCCGTACGCCGTGCCGCGCCTGCGGTGGTGTATGTCTATAGCAGTTCTAAAGGGAGTTTTTCCCAATCGGGTCGGGAATTACAATCTCTTGGATCAGGGGTGATATTAAGCGCTAATGGCTACATAGTGACCAACAAACATGTGGTGGATAACCCAGATCAAATCCTTGTTGCTTTACAAGATGGTGCCATTTTCGATGCGCTTTTAGTCGGCTCAGACCCTCTCACCGACCTAGCCGTCTTAAAGATAGACGCTGAAAATCTCCCCGTTATCCCCATTAATACCAAGCGCATCACCCATGTTGGAGATGTCGTTTTAGCCATTGGAAACCCTTATAACCTTGGACAAACAGTCACCCAAGGAATTATCAGCGCGACAGGTCGTGTCGGGTTAAGCTCCACACGCCGCCAAAATTTCCTACAAACCGATGCCTCGATTAACTCCGGTAACTCCGGTGGTGCCCTCATCAACACTGAAGGGGAATTGGTTGGTATAAACACCCTTTCATTCAGTGCAGGGCAAGGCGTGAGTTCTGAAGGGCTGAGTTTTGCTATCCCTACGGCTCTAGCAACCAAAATCATGGAAAAATTGATCCGTGATGGTCGTGTTGTTCGAGGCTACATCGGCATTACGGCTCGTGAGTTACCGCAAATTCGCACAAATACAAATAATATCAATCAAATTCAAGGATTAAGGATTTTCCAAGTCTCAGCCAATGGACCCGCTGCAAAATCAGGCATTGAGCAAGGAGATATTATTTTATCCTTAGATGGAAAACCTGCCGTTTCTGCCGCAGAAACGATGGATTATGTTGCCGAAATTCGCCCTGGTACAAAAATCCCCGTTCAAATTTTACGTGATGGTAATGTGCAAAACATCGATATCGTGATTGAAGAACTTCCTGAAGGGCAAGCGAACTAA
- the murA gene encoding UDP-N-acetylglucosamine 1-carboxyvinyltransferase, protein MDKFLVKGPTRLEGEVSISGAKNAALPILFAALLAEEPVELQNVPKLKDIDTTIKLLSQLGVKIERNGSIFVDASNVTEYCAPYDLVKTMRASIWALAPLVARFGHGEVSLPGGCAIGARPVDLHISGLEKLGAKIVLEDGYVKATVNGRLKGADIVMDKVSVGATISIMTAAVLAEGTTSIENAAREPEIEDTANFLNALGAKITGAGTDRIVIEGVARLGGGVYRVLPDRIETGTFLIAAAVSRGKVVCRNARPDTLDAVLAKLREAGADVQTGEDWISLDMHGKRPKAVTLRTAPHPGFPTDMQAQFSLLNLVAEGTGVITETIFENRFMHIPELIRMGAHADIESNTVVCHGVEKLTGAQVMATDLRASASLVIAGCIAGGTTTVDRIYHIDRGYENIEAKLNALGANIQRVKSED, encoded by the coding sequence ATGGATAAATTTTTAGTTAAAGGACCAACCCGCTTAGAGGGTGAAGTCTCTATTTCAGGCGCTAAAAACGCCGCACTGCCAATCCTGTTCGCTGCTTTACTGGCTGAAGAGCCAGTTGAATTACAGAATGTCCCTAAGCTGAAAGACATCGACACCACAATTAAGTTACTGAGCCAACTTGGCGTCAAAATCGAGCGTAATGGTTCGATTTTTGTTGATGCTAGCAATGTGACTGAATATTGTGCGCCGTATGATCTGGTGAAAACCATGCGTGCCTCTATTTGGGCATTAGCGCCACTGGTTGCGCGTTTTGGTCACGGTGAAGTTTCTCTACCGGGCGGTTGTGCCATTGGTGCTCGTCCAGTGGATTTACATATCAGCGGCTTAGAAAAACTAGGCGCGAAAATTGTCCTTGAAGATGGTTATGTTAAGGCAACGGTGAATGGGCGTCTGAAGGGCGCTGATATCGTGATGGACAAAGTGAGCGTGGGTGCCACTATCAGCATCATGACTGCCGCAGTGCTTGCTGAAGGAACAACTTCCATCGAGAACGCCGCTCGTGAACCCGAAATTGAAGATACCGCTAATTTCTTAAATGCGTTAGGTGCGAAAATCACTGGTGCAGGAACTGACCGTATTGTCATTGAAGGTGTGGCTCGCTTAGGTGGTGGTGTGTATCGCGTTCTGCCAGACCGTATTGAAACAGGCACATTCTTAATCGCGGCTGCGGTTTCTCGCGGTAAAGTGGTTTGCCGTAATGCACGTCCGGATACGCTGGATGCGGTGCTGGCAAAATTACGAGAAGCTGGGGCTGATGTTCAAACGGGTGAAGATTGGATTAGCCTAGATATGCACGGTAAACGTCCAAAGGCGGTTACATTGCGTACTGCTCCACATCCTGGTTTCCCTACTGATATGCAAGCACAATTTAGCTTATTAAACCTGGTGGCTGAAGGTACGGGTGTTATCACTGAAACTATTTTCGAAAACCGTTTTATGCATATTCCAGAGTTAATTCGTATGGGTGCGCATGCGGATATCGAGAGTAATACCGTTGTGTGTCATGGCGTTGAAAAACTGACTGGTGCGCAAGTGATGGCAACAGATTTACGTGCTTCCGCAAGCTTAGTGATTGCTGGTTGTATCGCGGGTGGAACAACGACAGTTGACCGTATCTATCATATCGATCGTGGATATGAAAATATCGAAGCGAAATTAAATGCGTTAGGCGCTAATATTCAACGCGTTAAATCTGAAGACTAA
- the ibaG gene encoding BolA family iron metabolism protein IbaG: protein MDTNEIKQVLMEKLSLDEVIVNGDGSHFQVIAVGSLFDGMSRVKQQQAVYAPLMEYIADNRIHALSIKAYTPAQWERDRKLSGL, encoded by the coding sequence ATGGATACCAACGAAATTAAACAAGTCTTAATGGAAAAGCTGTCACTGGATGAAGTGATAGTGAATGGCGATGGCAGTCATTTTCAAGTTATCGCTGTTGGCAGCCTTTTTGACGGCATGAGCCGTGTTAAACAGCAGCAAGCAGTCTATGCGCCGCTAATGGAATATATTGCGGACAACCGAATTCATGCGCTTTCAATTAAAGCTTATACCCCAGCGCAGTGGGAGCGTGATCGTAAGCTGAGCGGCCTATAA
- the mlaB gene encoding lipid asymmetry maintenance protein MlaB: MSSLLSWTKNNKTLAFSGILNRDSLVEFWDKRQALLTQVEQIDVSDLTHVDSTGLAMLVRLKGEYQSQQRHFGLVGVSDNLNTLMELYGVKPLLMD; the protein is encoded by the coding sequence ATGAGTAGTTTGTTATCTTGGACGAAAAATAACAAAACATTGGCGTTTTCCGGTATTTTAAATCGCGATTCTCTGGTTGAATTTTGGGATAAGCGCCAAGCCTTGTTGACCCAAGTTGAGCAAATTGATGTTTCTGATTTAACCCATGTGGATTCTACCGGACTCGCCATGCTAGTGCGTCTGAAAGGGGAGTATCAATCCCAGCAACGTCATTTTGGCCTTGTTGGTGTGAGCGATAATCTCAATACCTTGATGGAATTGTACGGGGTAAAGCCCCTGCTGATGGATTAA
- the mlaC gene encoding phospholipid-binding protein MlaC produces the protein MFKRLIMIAMLVVAPFAMAIDQTNPYKLMEEAAAKTFDRLKAEQPQIKQNPDYLRTIVREELLPYVQIKYAGALVLGTYYKDATPAQRDAYFKAFESYLEQVYGQALAMYHGQTYTIAPEQPIGDKNIVAIRVTINDTNGRPPVRLDFQWRKNSKTGYWQAYDMIAEGVSMITTKQNEWGDILRKQGIDGLTAQLQRSAQVPITLEESK, from the coding sequence ATGTTTAAACGTTTAATAATGATAGCTATGTTAGTGGTTGCGCCATTTGCGATGGCGATTGACCAAACTAACCCGTATAAGCTTATGGAAGAAGCCGCAGCGAAAACCTTCGATCGCTTAAAAGCGGAACAACCTCAAATCAAACAAAACCCAGATTACTTACGTACTATCGTGCGTGAAGAGTTACTGCCATATGTGCAAATTAAGTATGCGGGTGCGTTGGTATTAGGCACTTACTATAAAGATGCCACTCCAGCGCAGCGCGATGCCTATTTTAAAGCATTTGAGTCTTATCTTGAGCAAGTTTATGGCCAAGCGCTGGCGATGTATCACGGTCAAACGTACACCATCGCTCCTGAACAGCCGATTGGTGACAAGAATATTGTCGCTATCCGAGTGACCATCAATGACACTAATGGCCGCCCTCCAGTACGTTTGGATTTCCAATGGCGTAAAAACAGTAAAACAGGTTACTGGCAGGCGTATGACATGATTGCTGAAGGCGTTAGCATGATCACCACCAAGCAAAATGAGTGGGGTGATATTCTGCGTAAGCAAGGTATTGATGGATTGACAGCTCAATTACAACGTAGTGCTCAGGTGCCGATTACGTTAGAAGAGAGCAAGTAA
- the mlaD gene encoding outer membrane lipid asymmetry maintenance protein MlaD has product MQSKKSEIWVGCFMLLAIAAIVFLCLKVADLQSIGSQSTYRVSASFENVGGLKVGSPIKVGGVVVGRVANISLDKKNYIPDVQIDLLSEYDNIPDSSSLSIRTSGLLGEQYIAMNIGPYDEDMGIAMLKDGGRLEDTKPAMVLEDLIGQFLYKSGDSQGTEAAAPAAPASAPETHVAAPSEPVAH; this is encoded by the coding sequence ATGCAAAGTAAAAAAAGTGAAATATGGGTGGGTTGTTTTATGTTGCTGGCGATCGCCGCAATTGTGTTCCTCTGCTTAAAAGTAGCGGATTTACAATCGATTGGTAGTCAGTCAACTTACCGAGTTTCCGCCTCTTTTGAAAACGTGGGTGGCTTAAAAGTTGGCTCTCCAATCAAAGTCGGTGGCGTTGTCGTGGGACGGGTTGCGAATATTTCTTTAGATAAAAAGAACTATATTCCTGACGTTCAAATCGATTTACTCAGTGAATATGACAATATTCCTGATTCCAGCTCGCTATCAATTCGGACTTCAGGTCTGCTTGGTGAACAGTATATCGCCATGAATATCGGTCCTTATGACGAAGATATGGGGATTGCGATGTTAAAAGATGGCGGTCGTTTAGAAGACACCAAACCGGCTATGGTGCTGGAAGATTTAATCGGTCAATTCTTGTATAAGAGTGGTGATAGCCAAGGTACTGAAGCAGCCGCACCTGCAGCACCGGCATCTGCGCCAGAGACTCATGTGGCAGCACCGTCAGAGCCTGTTGCTCACTAA
- the mlaE gene encoding lipid asymmetry maintenance ABC transporter permease subunit MlaE, translating to MIIKAIAAFGRRWIETFAAFGRAGYLLFGALFGKPEFGKQWPLLVKQLYSVGVQSLLIVAVSGLFIGMVLGLQGYLVLTTFSAEASLGMMVALSLLRELGPVVTALLFAGRAGSALTAEIGLMKATEQISSLEMMAVDPLRRVVAPRFWAGFISMPLLSLIFVAVGIIGGAIVGVDWKGIDPGFFWSSMQSSVEWRLDLVNCFIKSLVFAITVTWIALFNGYDAIPTSEGISRATTKTVVHASLSVLGLDFVLTALMFGN from the coding sequence ATGATAATTAAGGCGATTGCTGCCTTCGGACGTCGATGGATTGAAACATTTGCGGCTTTTGGTCGAGCAGGCTACTTATTATTTGGTGCACTATTTGGCAAACCTGAGTTTGGCAAACAGTGGCCACTGTTAGTTAAACAGCTTTATTCGGTAGGGGTTCAGTCTCTACTTATCGTGGCGGTGTCTGGTCTATTTATCGGCATGGTGCTCGGTTTGCAAGGTTATTTGGTACTGACGACGTTCAGTGCAGAAGCTAGCCTTGGCATGATGGTCGCGCTTTCTCTATTGCGTGAACTGGGGCCAGTGGTCACTGCGTTGTTGTTTGCGGGACGAGCAGGCTCGGCATTAACTGCAGAAATTGGTTTGATGAAAGCCACTGAGCAGATTTCGAGTTTAGAGATGATGGCGGTGGATCCTCTGCGCCGTGTTGTCGCCCCAAGATTTTGGGCGGGATTCATTAGCATGCCGCTGTTATCACTGATTTTTGTCGCCGTCGGTATTATTGGTGGTGCCATTGTCGGTGTGGATTGGAAAGGGATTGACCCCGGTTTCTTCTGGTCATCCATGCAGTCCTCTGTCGAGTGGCGACTCGATTTAGTGAACTGTTTTATCAAGAGTTTAGTCTTTGCAATCACGGTAACGTGGATTGCACTATTTAATGGTTATGATGCGATTCCAACCTCGGAAGGAATTAGCCGTGCAACGACGAAAACTGTTGTGCATGCATCATTATCGGTTCTAGGGTTAGATTTCGTACTGACAGCACTGATGTTTGGGAACTAA
- the mlaF gene encoding phospholipid ABC transporter ATP-binding protein MlaF, which yields MQAQTENLIEVKNMSFTRGNRKIFENINLTVPRGKITAIMGPSGIGKTTLLRLIGGQLRPEEGEIWFDGDNIPALSRSKLYQSRKKMSMLFQSGALFTDMDVFNNVAFPLREHTNLPESLIHTTVMMKLEAVGLRGAAKLMPSELSGGMARRAALARAIALDPDLIMFDEPFVGQDPITMGVLVKLIDELNQALGVTCVVVSHDVPEVLSIADKAYIVAQQHVIAKGTGEELRENQDPRVRQFMDGIADGPVPFRFPANDYSADLLG from the coding sequence ATGCAAGCACAGACAGAGAACTTAATCGAAGTCAAAAACATGTCATTTACACGGGGAAATAGGAAAATATTTGAAAATATTAACCTAACTGTGCCTCGTGGTAAAATTACTGCGATTATGGGGCCTTCAGGGATTGGTAAAACTACATTACTCAGACTGATTGGCGGACAACTGCGCCCAGAAGAAGGGGAAATCTGGTTTGATGGCGATAATATTCCTGCGCTGTCTCGTTCTAAGTTATACCAATCGCGTAAAAAAATGAGCATGTTATTCCAATCCGGTGCCTTGTTTACCGATATGGACGTTTTTAATAACGTGGCTTTCCCTTTGCGTGAACACACAAATTTACCAGAATCATTGATTCATACGACGGTGATGATGAAATTAGAGGCGGTGGGGTTACGCGGAGCCGCAAAATTAATGCCATCAGAACTTTCAGGGGGAATGGCACGCCGTGCGGCGTTAGCAAGAGCTATCGCTCTGGACCCTGACCTGATTATGTTTGATGAGCCTTTCGTGGGGCAAGACCCAATCACGATGGGAGTTTTGGTCAAACTGATTGATGAACTCAACCAAGCGTTAGGGGTGACCTGCGTAGTGGTTTCCCATGACGTTCCAGAAGTGCTAAGTATTGCCGATAAAGCGTATATTGTGGCGCAGCAACATGTTATCGCGAAAGGAACTGGGGAAGAGTTACGCGAAAACCAAGATCCGCGCGTCAGACAGTTTATGGATGGTATTGCCGATGGTCCTGTGCCATTCCGCTTTCCGGCTAATGACTATTCGGCTGATTTATTAGGGTAA
- the kdsD gene encoding arabinose-5-phosphate isomerase KdsD, with amino-acid sequence MSNIDFQKVGKEVLHIEREGLKNLEQYINHDFDLACQQIFACQGKVVVMGMGKSGHIGRKIAATLASTGTPSFFVHPGEASHGDLGMISNKDVVLAISNSGESGEILALLPVLKRIKVPLICMTNNPDSNMGKYADIHLCIKVPQEACPLGLAPTTSTTATLVMGDALAIALLTARGFTADDFALSHPGGALGRKLLLLVRDLMSTGDDVPHIPKSATLREALVEITRKKLGMTVICDDDMNIQGIFTDGDLRRIFDMGIDLNNAKIADLMTPGGIRVAPGMLAVEALNLMQSRHVTSLLVADGDQLVGVLHMHDLLQAGVV; translated from the coding sequence ATGTCAAATATCGATTTTCAGAAAGTAGGTAAAGAAGTTCTCCATATCGAACGCGAAGGTCTGAAAAACCTAGAACAATATATTAATCATGACTTTGACCTTGCTTGTCAGCAAATCTTTGCTTGTCAGGGAAAAGTGGTCGTTATGGGAATGGGGAAATCAGGGCATATTGGACGGAAAATCGCGGCGACGCTTGCCAGCACAGGAACGCCTTCATTTTTCGTGCATCCCGGAGAAGCCAGCCATGGCGATTTAGGGATGATCTCCAATAAAGACGTTGTATTAGCGATTTCGAACTCGGGTGAATCGGGGGAAATTTTAGCCCTACTGCCCGTATTAAAGCGTATCAAAGTCCCACTGATCTGCATGACCAATAATCCAGACAGCAATATGGGCAAATATGCAGATATACACTTATGCATAAAAGTACCGCAAGAAGCCTGCCCGCTTGGTTTGGCTCCAACAACAAGTACCACAGCAACATTAGTGATGGGTGATGCGTTAGCCATTGCATTGTTAACCGCCCGCGGCTTCACAGCAGATGATTTTGCGCTGTCTCATCCCGGGGGCGCACTTGGGCGCAAACTTTTACTCTTAGTTCGTGATTTAATGAGTACCGGTGACGATGTCCCTCATATTCCGAAAAGTGCCACGTTACGGGAAGCCCTTGTGGAAATAACCCGTAAAAAACTGGGTATGACCGTCATTTGTGATGACGACATGAATATTCAAGGGATTTTCACGGATGGAGATTTACGCCGCATTTTTGATATGGGTATCGACCTCAACAATGCCAAAATTGCCGATTTAATGACGCCGGGCGGTATTCGAGTCGCACCGGGCATGCTAGCGGTTGAAGCGCTGAACCTGATGCAATCTCGCCATGTCACGTCGTTATTAGTGGCAGATGGCGACCAATTAGTGGGTGTTCTCCATATGCACGACCTACTGCAAGCGGGTGTGGTATAA
- the kdsC gene encoding 3-deoxy-manno-octulosonate-8-phosphatase KdsC, with protein MNPNYQNTCYGSVANSVIEKATKIKLLICDVDGVMSDGLIYMGNNGEELKAFNVRDGYGIRCLLTSGIEVAIITGRKAKLLEDRAQTLGITYLYQGQSDKLLAYRELLDKLQLTEEQTAYIGDDLIDWPVMAKVGLSVAVADAHPLLLPKADYVTHIGGGKGAVRELCDLILLSQNKLEEAKGLSI; from the coding sequence ATGAACCCTAATTATCAGAATACTTGCTATGGGTCTGTAGCGAATTCTGTGATAGAAAAAGCGACCAAAATTAAACTGCTTATCTGTGATGTCGATGGCGTGATGTCCGACGGTTTAATTTACATGGGGAATAACGGCGAAGAATTAAAAGCCTTTAATGTCCGCGATGGGTATGGCATTCGCTGCCTATTAACCTCAGGAATTGAAGTCGCTATTATCACCGGGCGCAAAGCTAAATTGCTGGAAGACAGAGCCCAAACGTTAGGTATTACATATCTTTACCAAGGACAAAGCGATAAGCTTTTGGCGTATCGCGAACTGTTAGATAAACTACAACTAACAGAAGAGCAAACGGCTTACATTGGTGATGACCTCATTGACTGGCCTGTGATGGCAAAAGTTGGGTTATCTGTTGCGGTGGCTGATGCACACCCATTGTTATTACCTAAAGCAGACTATGTAACGCATATTGGTGGCGGAAAAGGTGCAGTACGTGAACTCTGCGACCTTATTCTGTTATCCCAAAATAAACTGGAAGAAGCTAAAGGCTTGTCGATTTAA